A DNA window from Zingiber officinale cultivar Zhangliang chromosome 3A, Zo_v1.1, whole genome shotgun sequence contains the following coding sequences:
- the LOC122051498 gene encoding glycosyltransferase-like At2g41451: protein MAGLDAVHRHQAFPSRLLLFLTALPMTLAALAFVLQWRGGVDDPASRWLVADAHGFPGTDNSPRSSSGSSTPSVVARFSSDCADILSSNSSPSFPYYRGWKFDFDKDLKPKICITTSTSAGLEQIIPWLFYHKVIGVSQFFLFVEGKAAKPHVSAVLESIPGVKVIYRTKELEEKQAKSRIWNETWLAGFFYKPCNYELFVKQSLNMEMAIVMARDDGMDWIIHLDTDELMHPAGAKEYSLTQLLSDVPADVDMVIFPNYESSVERDEIKDPFSEVSLFKKNYDHLPKEIYFGMYKEATRGNPNYFLTYGNGKSAARIQDNLRPNGAHRWHNYMKSPNEIKLEEAAVLHYTYSKFSDLTSRRDRCGCKPTKEDVKRCFMLDFDRAAFIIASTATEEEMLRWYNEHVVWTDKQLNLKLLRKGILTRIYAPMAIIQSLRENGVLSSAIASAHASPKLKLNSTTKIPQRKPDAHPDLVHGRSKSQVTARKIMDISGGTMDIAVPPLSPPCLHDLITEK, encoded by the exons ATGGCGGGCCTCGACGCGGTTCACCGGCACCAGGCCTTCCCCTCCCGCCTTCTTCTATTCCTCACGGCGCTCCCCATGACGCTTGCCGCCTTGGCTTTCGTCCTCCAGTGGCGCGGCGGCGTAGATGATCCCGCGTCGCGGTGGCTCGTGGCCGACGCCCACGGGTTCCCGGGGACGGACAACAGCCCCCGAAGTTCGTCAGGTTCGTCCACACCTTCCGTAGTTGCGCGCTTCTCCTCGGACTGCGCGGACATCCTCAGCTCTAATTCCTCGCCTTCCTTCCCTTACTACCGCGGCTGGAAGTTCGATTTCGACAAGGATCTGAAGCCGAAG ATATGCATAACAACAAGCACCTCAGCCGGTTTAGAGCAGATTATACCTTGGTTATTTTATCACAAGGTCATCGGTGTGTCACAATTTTTTCTGTTTGTTGAAGGGAAGGCTGCGAAGCCTCATGTTTCAGCTGTTCTTGAATCTATACCT GGTGTAAAAGTCATATACAGAACTAAAGAACTTGAGGAGAAGCAGGCAAAAAG CCGAATATGGAATGAGACTTGGTTAGCGGGCTTCTTTTACAAGCCTTGTAATTATGAACTCTTTGTCAAGCAATCACTCAACATGGAGATGGCAATAGTCATGGCACGG GATGATGGTATGGACTGGATCATTCATCTTGACACAGATGAGTTAATGCATCCAGCAGGTGCAAAGGAATACTCTTTAACTCAGTTGCTTTCTGATGTTCCTGCCGATGTTGACATGGTTATCTTTCCAAATTAT GAGAGCAGTGTTGAGAGGGATGAAATCAAAGATCCTTTCAGCGAG GTATCTTTGTTCAAAAAGAATTACGATCATCTACCAAAAGAGATTTACTTTGGTATGTATAAAGAGGCCACACGTGGTAATCCCAATTACTTCCTTACATATGGAAATGGGAAATCAGCTGCACGAATTCAAGACAATCTTCGGCCAAATGGTGCACATAGATGGCACAACTACATGAAATCTCCAAA TGAGATCAAGTTAGAGGAGGCTGCTGTACTGCATTACACATATTCAAAGTTCTCCGATTTGACATCCCGACGAGATCGGTGTGGCTGTAAGCCAACCAAGGAGGATGTCAAGAGGTGCTTCATGTTAGATTTTGATAGAGCG GCTTTCATCATTGCTTCAACTGCCACTGAAGAAGAAATGTTGCGTTG GTACAATGAACATGTTGTATGGACTGACAAAcagctaaatctgaagctcctcAGGAAGGGTATCTTGACACGCATATATGCACCGATG GCCATTATCCAATCTCTGAGGGAAAATGGTGTTTTGAGCTCTGCAATAGCATCTGCTCATGCATCTCCCAAACTCAAACTCAACTCGACAACCAAGATTCCTCAAAGGAAACCTGATGCACACCCAGATTTGGTCCACGGGCGATCAAAATCACAAGTGACTGCAAGGAAGATCATGGATATCTCTGGTGGCACCATGGACATTGCAGTCCCACCACTATCTCCCCCATGCTTGCACGATTTGATCACGGAGAAATGA
- the LOC122051497 gene encoding uncharacterized protein LOC122051497 yields the protein MSSAVATTGGGSAGKGKGVAASEANKKIDASGKTTMVARPKSATVVKKSEVKTTIAASNASKTVTKTKIRAKTVKKVYSLPGQKHDPPEEREPLRIFYESLSKQIPSSEMAQFWMMEHGLLSPERARKTYDKKLKRLSQQRLGTPVKPKQDKAESSKKPPPQSKNRNAKAKKQADSDDDNDDGDNDFIVKPKKARI from the exons ATGTCTTCGGCTGTGGCAACAACCGGAGGGGGCAGCGCTGGTAAGGGGAAAGGCGTCGCGGCGTCGGAGGCGAACAAGAAGATCGATGCATCGGGGAAAACAACTATGGTTGCCAGGCCGAAATCTGCCACGGTAGTCAAGAAGTCCGAG GTTAAAACAACAATTGCCGCATCCAACGCCTCCAAAACTGTGACAAAAACCAAAATTAGAGCAAAAACCGTGAAGAAAGTGTATTCTTTGCCCGGCCAGAAGCATGATCCTCCTGAAGAG AGGGAACCCTTGAGGATATTCTATGAATCTCTGTCGAAACAAATTCCCTCAAGTGAAATGGCACAATTTTG GATGATGGAGCATGGCTTGTTGTCTCCTGAAAGAGCTAGAAAAACATATGATAAAAAGTTGAAGAGGCTGTCACAACAGAGATTGGGTACCCCCGTTAAACCCAAGCAGGACAAAGCAGAAAGCTCCAAGAAACCCCCACCTCAATCCAAGAATAGAAATGCCAAGGCCAAGAAACAAGCCGATAgtgatgatgataatgatgatggaGATAATGATTTCATTGTCAAACCAAAGAAGGCCAGGATCTAA